The Tripterygium wilfordii isolate XIE 37 chromosome 21, ASM1340144v1, whole genome shotgun sequence genome segment GCTGCATTTCCTGGCCTTGTCTTCCTAGGTTTTGTGTAAGAATTCAGATAGGATACTAGCCTCATATCTGACATCCCAAAGACCCTTTCAGAAACCAGCTCTCCCAACATCATCTCTAATATCGCCTGATTCAAAATACCCTTTCAAATTAAACTGTGGATTGAATTGTTGACTTCTAAGGGAAGCAGGTGAAAGATTGAGGCTTCTCGGTTTCATACTCAGAAGACGTGCAGATCGGACAGTCCTGTTTCCCATGGTTGGCATCAGAAGAGGAACTTTGGATATGGAGCCACTTGTAAATGCGAGGCCAGCAGTGCAAATGGCCAGAGAGTGTGACAACAGGGCCGTGTGCCGTTTCTAAGCATATGTTACAATCAAGGCGGCCATCCACTGGCATTACATGAGCTTCGTTCAGGCTCTATCCTAGCACCGCACATATTTCTTCTTACATTATTGACTCAAGAAAGATTTCTAATCAACCCAGGacccaaaaatcaagaggacgAAAAAGAATGATACACATATGAGAGgataaaaacaaaaggaaaggaCAAGGTTGCTTCCTGTGATGACGATAATTACAGAGATGAAGCCTTGAAATGAAATACCATTATGGGAAATGCCAACAGCATGACAGATAATAGAGGACAATACACCTGACCGGATAGAGACCTAAATGCACCTTCTATTGAAGATctcaaataaaatgaaatacaaaATTCCAAAAACTCACAAATTAAACCCATTAAATGATCCTtgtctcatttttttattttataaggtATAACCAAGCTCAGTTACTTATTTTGAATAAGAAGCCCAAGGCCCGTATTTGTACGCAGGAATATGGTCCATCATGCGAGTCCCAAAGCCCACATCAGAAAAATATCCACGAACTAGGCCCCAAAGCCATGTTAGGGTCATTAAATTAGAGTCGATTCAGATTGTATGTGGAGGCGAGTTCTGTTGCTAGTATGGTGTTTTAAGAGTTGTCGTCCAAATGGGAGTTATAGCCATCCGAACAATTGAGGTGCATGCGTGAAACGCCAGAAGGGTCTTACTGGATGTCTTGATCGAGGAACGCTGAAGATCTGTCCGAACAAGTgatagaggtgtccggacaaatGCACAAGAAAGAGCACGCCCAATGCGTCTCTTAAGTTGCACCGCTCTTGAAAATGTCTTTGGCGGAACAGTAAACCTTCCTGTCATGATCGTAAATTCATAATTCATAACAGAGTACAAAGGCTGGTGTCATAGTTTGGGCGCATTTGTCATACATTTTGAGGAACTTAACTGTATTATACACTTAAAAACTATATGATAATTCCCACGATTATGTCATatagaaatttaaaattttaaaaaaaacaagcaAAACGCATTAGAAACCATATAtacattatactcttttttttgaaataccgcaAAGAAATATGTTTCTTATTAGAATTGAATTTTAGACACACCTATGTTTAACACAGTCGATTGCCAACCGAGTAATCTTTCGTTGgtatatacatattatactTAATTAATCTCCTCTCACATGTATGTTGTGCAAACAAAATTACAATGTAATATTTATATTCTTTATAATacaaaaaacaacatatatttgcCTGAATTATAGGCATCATcgtaaaagaaaacaaacaaacaaaaggcgTTAGAAACCATATACATACTTAATTCATTTCTCTTACTGTCTTACATGtatgttaaaataaaaaaaaattatcctcATAATATTCCTAAATTATACCCTTCAtcgtgaaattttgatttaACTATGACGTCTCCAATATTTTAAGCTACAagacaatgaattatgaatttgatttaACTATGTTTAATCTTCTTTCATGTGTATGTTATGGGAAAATTCATTGAAGATAAATatgttttctatatatatatatgtatagttgTAACACAGATAACAAACCATTAATTTCCTCATTCCCCCTTTGCATTTGCTTCGACAATGCATCGTCATATCTTTATTTCGATTCTCATTTCGTTAATTGTTTCAATTCAATCCCTAGTTGGAGAGAAAGGAAACGTTATCAGTATTGATCTCATTCATCGTGATTCGACGCTATCTCCATTTTATAATCGTTCAATCTCTCCATCAGAGCTCTTAAGAAGAGCTGTTCTGTGCTCTCTTAGCCGTGccaacaacttcaattcacATATACATAGTAAAGCAAAAGATATCCAGTCGGAGGTGACTCGCAATGAATTTGAATATCTTATGAAGATTTATATCGGTGAGAATCATTATCAAGCCCTTGCTTTGGTAAGCACGGGAAGCCAACTTGTATAAATACAGTGTGATCCCTGTAAAGACTGCTACGAACAAGATTTACCTCCCTTTAAACCATCAAACTCCTATCAAGAACTTCCCTATGACAATGAATTCTGTCGAGTTTTTGAAAAAAGGAGGCCTGTTAAGCCATCAAACCAGTGCGAATACAAATATGTTTACGAGAAGAATGGATTTACAATTGGAGTTTTGGGCACTGAGACATTCTACTTTGATTCCACTAATGGTGAACTTGTTTCTTTCCCTAAATTTGCGTTTGGATGTGGTCACGAAAATAAGATTAAGTTCGATAAGCTAGTTCAAGGTATTATCACTAATTTCTCAGTTAGGAAGCGACATTGAGCACATATTCTCCTACTGTTTGATTCCAGCGTCAGAAAAAACTGGTGTTAGCAAACTCAGATTCGGACAAGAGGCGAAAATCTCCGGTGCAAAAGTTTCAACTCCGCTTGCATTCAAAGATCCTTCTCCTTATTACTACCTCACTCTTGAAGGTATCAGCGTCGGAACTAGAAAGATTGGGATGGACACAGGCGACAATAATATCATAATCGATTCTGGAACAGTCATGACAGTCTTGCATCCTACCATATACGATGAGCTGCAAAAGACCATTATTGCGAATATTACGAAGTCTGGTGAAAGCATCGAGCCAACAGAAGATCCAACTGGAACATTTAGTTTGTGCTATGAAAAACCTCTTAATATCAAGTTTCCCACACTGATATTCCATTTTTCTGGTGCAGACATTCATTTAAAACGCAGAAACACATATGTCCAGtattttgattacatttgtaTGACTATAGCCCGACACCGTTCGAACAATGCTATTTCTATTTTTGGAAGTTCTGCACAAGTTAACTTTCAGGTGGAGTATGACCTCAACCAAAAGCTGGTCTCTTTTGCTCCAACAGATTGTACCATATAGGGAAATATTGAATGTGCATCAATGCTACCACCAAACTTTGTTGAGTCCAATAAGAAGTGGGTATGCCTTCATACTCTGGTTGAATTCTCAAAACTAAATATATATCAATAATATTAGGCACTATTGCCTTTCTTTGTCCAAAAAGCTTTGTGTACTACATAGTTATTGACTGAGGTAACAAGTGAGAATTTTGGATATATATACGAGTATCTTTTGAAATCTAGTGTCTGGATTCTTGTAATGTCCAGCAAATCCTGgcatgtacatacatatatacaaacttCATGTATTTATGCATTTATCATTATCACATGATGGAATTGAAGAAGAGATGACAAATCAGTAATGACcgag includes the following:
- the LOC119989545 gene encoding aspartic proteinase CDR1-like, yielding MHRHIFISILISLIVSIQSLVGEKGNVISIDLIHRDSTLSPFYNRSISPSELLRRAVLCSLSRANNFNSHIHSKAKDIQSECDPCKDCYEQDLPPFKPSNSYQELPYDNEFCRVFEKRRPVKPSNQCEYKYVYEKNGFTIGVLGTETFYFDSTNGELVSFPKFAFGCGHENKIKFDKLVQASEKTGVSKLRFGQEAKISGAKVSTPLAFKDPSPYYYLTLEGISVGTRKIGMDTGDNNIIIDSGTVMTVLHPTIYDELQKTIIANITKSGESIEPTEDPTGTFSLCYEKPLNIKFPTLIFHFSGADIHLKRRNTYVQYFDYICMTIARHRSNNAISIFGSSAQVNFQVEYDLNQKLVSFAPTDCTI